The Spirosoma foliorum genome has a window encoding:
- a CDS encoding FecR domain-containing protein has product MKTFNHSELGDFLEDETFRLWLLGKATPGLAQEWEEFPYRYPEKAATFRKAQETLRAIQGDTFVLPSAKVRQNIRQIMEAIEPVSVSQPVVWYQMPIWRWAAAAMVLLGVTWFSWQQNRLDANTSARLYQQLVATAESPLEEVTNTTFRSQLVMLSDGSSVLLQPNSRISYAKQFNQHTKREIYLTGEAFFEVAKNPEKPFFVYADNLITKVLGTSFTVRANGESEVDVIVKTGKVSVFTRSDKERVEKQQSKQLTGLVLTPNQRVQFDEVGNRLLRSLVDSPTVLDMPIQQSMFEFGNTPITQVFASLERAYGVEIVFDAEVMKNCYLTASLDDEPLFEKLNMICQTLDAQYEQMDGKILISSKGCQ; this is encoded by the coding sequence ATGAAAACATTTAACCATTCCGAGCTAGGCGATTTTCTGGAGGACGAGACCTTTCGGCTGTGGCTGTTAGGTAAGGCCACACCCGGACTAGCGCAGGAATGGGAGGAGTTCCCCTATCGATATCCCGAGAAAGCGGCTACATTCAGAAAAGCGCAGGAAACACTGCGCGCCATTCAGGGCGATACGTTTGTGCTGCCATCGGCAAAGGTTCGGCAAAATATCCGGCAAATTATGGAGGCTATTGAACCCGTTTCAGTTAGTCAGCCGGTGGTTTGGTATCAGATGCCGATCTGGCGGTGGGCGGCTGCCGCTATGGTTCTGTTGGGCGTAACCTGGTTTAGCTGGCAACAGAATAGGTTAGACGCTAACACATCGGCCCGACTTTATCAGCAACTGGTCGCCACGGCCGAATCTCCCCTGGAGGAAGTTACGAACACAACCTTCCGCAGCCAACTGGTTATGCTTTCCGATGGCAGCTCGGTGCTGCTTCAGCCGAATAGTCGTATCAGTTACGCGAAGCAGTTCAATCAACACACAAAGCGGGAAATCTACCTGACGGGTGAAGCCTTTTTTGAAGTGGCTAAAAACCCGGAGAAGCCTTTCTTTGTCTACGCCGATAATCTGATTACCAAAGTGTTGGGTACCAGTTTTACCGTTCGGGCTAATGGTGAAAGTGAAGTCGATGTGATCGTGAAAACGGGGAAAGTGTCTGTGTTTACCCGGTCGGATAAAGAGCGAGTTGAAAAACAGCAATCCAAACAACTGACCGGATTAGTACTGACGCCAAATCAACGAGTGCAGTTTGATGAAGTTGGAAATCGCCTGTTACGCTCGTTGGTCGATTCGCCAACAGTGCTCGATATGCCCATTCAACAATCGATGTTCGAGTTTGGGAATACACCCATTACCCAGGTTTTTGCCTCACTCGAAAGAGCCTATGGTGTGGAGATTGTTTTCGATGCGGAGGTCATGAAAAACTGCTATCTGACGGCCTCGCTGGATGATGAACCCTTATTTGAAAAACTCAATATGATTTGCCAGACACTGGATGCTCAGTATGAGCAGATGGACGGGAAGATTTTAATTAGCAGCAAAGGATGTCAATGA
- a CDS encoding SusC/RagA family TonB-linked outer membrane protein yields the protein MTIPIQMQHRLLKIMRVSFYLFFVVTTVASMARAHDTYGQELLNRRVSLQLANLTVEQAISRIGKEVDVKFMYNPRIFTQQRIGALTFTNERLSDVLDRVLGPAAISYEVGGKTIILKRVATGPESGPNVEKPVPPITVTGRVLDETGAGLPGATVLVKGTSNIGTATDADGKFSLNVPDGNATLVISSISYTSQEIAINNRTTLPDIKLASDVKSLSEVVVVGYGTQRKKDLTGAVAVVNVAELQTQPTSQITNQLQGRASGVTVLGSGQPGEAPQVRIRGLNTFGNNQPLYVVDGVPTQNINDINPNDVASMQVLKDAGSASIYGSRAANGVIIITTRRGNGKVKVQYDSYYGTQIPKSGNVWNLLNPQETAQLKFNALRNANPNTAINDPLYGSGATPVLPDYISPQGAKEGDASVNPALYNVNPTYNSADQYNSFYRITRANKTGTDWFHEIFKAAPIMSQNLAVSGGGPQGNYLFSFNYFNQQGTLINTYLKRYTIRSNSQYNIRENIRVGENIAFSVTDNPRVNALQEGSAIGMAFREQTIIPVYDIMGNYAGGYGQGLGNASNPVAVQQRTANNKGLNNRLFGNMYAEIDFLKDFTARTSFGGEIFMGNFHSFTYPTYENQENTTTNSYTENTFNGSNWTWTNTVQYQHNFNNTHDLKVLVGTEAYKNQGRNVGGTTQSYFSFDPNFTNLSTGSGTPTNYSNYYADALFSLIGRVDYSLKDKYLFGATIRRDGSSRFLNYQYGWFPAVSAGWRASQEDFLKGVTWLNDLKIRGGYGIMGNQLNVDPANAYTTYGGDRTSSYYAINGSNSANTLGFQRTRIGNPDARWEKNINSNIGFDASLWKGKLDLTVDYYNKEVRDLLYTLELAGTAGLGTAPAVNVAKMRNHGLDIAASTNLNITSDLKINATATFTSYNNKIVSLADGIDYFDQEGRRFNGSYIVRNSVGHSIGQFFGYKTAGFWNSQAEIDAANAQAQQKTGNSAAVYQSDVAVGRFRYADTNGDGQITDADRTYLGNPNPKFSYGLNLGATYKKFDFSIFFYGTQGNDIWNNVRWWTDFNANFQGAKSQTALYNSWTPENHNAKAPIQETVGSFSSANVPNSYFVENGSYLRAKNAQIGYTLPANLLKKAGVERLRVYVQAANLFTITKYSGLDPEIGTTSNTNNSSGGSLNQSFSNTTSFGIDEGVYPNQRQFLFGLNVTF from the coding sequence ATGACAATTCCAATACAAATGCAGCACAGGCTGCTCAAAATTATGCGAGTCAGTTTTTACCTGTTTTTTGTGGTAACAACGGTTGCTTCAATGGCACGGGCGCATGATACGTATGGTCAGGAATTACTTAACCGGCGCGTGAGTTTACAGCTCGCCAACCTGACCGTTGAACAGGCCATCAGTCGCATTGGCAAAGAAGTCGATGTGAAGTTCATGTATAACCCACGCATCTTCACACAGCAACGAATTGGAGCGCTTACGTTTACAAACGAAAGACTTTCCGATGTGCTCGATCGAGTGCTGGGCCCCGCTGCTATTTCGTATGAAGTAGGCGGGAAAACAATTATCCTGAAACGGGTAGCTACTGGACCAGAAAGCGGCCCAAACGTCGAAAAACCCGTTCCGCCCATAACCGTCACGGGGCGGGTTCTCGATGAAACCGGCGCTGGATTGCCAGGTGCCACCGTGTTGGTCAAAGGAACGAGCAACATTGGTACCGCAACCGACGCCGACGGTAAATTCTCGCTGAACGTACCCGATGGTAATGCAACCCTGGTCATTTCATCGATTAGCTATACATCGCAGGAAATCGCCATTAATAACCGCACAACCCTACCCGACATCAAACTGGCGTCGGACGTAAAATCACTGAGTGAAGTAGTCGTGGTTGGGTATGGTACGCAACGGAAAAAAGACCTGACCGGTGCTGTGGCTGTTGTGAACGTGGCTGAGCTTCAGACACAGCCAACCTCACAGATTACCAATCAGTTGCAAGGGCGCGCTTCCGGCGTTACAGTACTTGGATCGGGGCAGCCTGGTGAGGCTCCACAGGTTCGCATCCGGGGGTTGAATACCTTCGGAAATAACCAGCCATTGTACGTTGTGGATGGTGTGCCGACCCAAAACATCAACGACATCAACCCCAACGATGTAGCGTCTATGCAGGTATTGAAAGATGCCGGTTCGGCGTCAATCTACGGTTCGCGGGCGGCTAATGGTGTGATTATCATTACGACCCGTCGCGGCAATGGCAAAGTAAAAGTTCAGTACGATTCGTACTATGGCACCCAGATTCCGAAAAGCGGTAATGTTTGGAATTTGCTCAATCCACAGGAGACAGCACAACTGAAATTCAATGCGTTGCGAAATGCTAATCCAAATACGGCCATCAATGACCCCCTGTATGGTAGTGGCGCCACGCCCGTATTGCCGGACTATATTTCGCCACAGGGAGCCAAGGAAGGTGATGCATCTGTAAATCCTGCCTTGTATAATGTAAACCCAACCTACAACAGTGCCGATCAGTACAACTCGTTCTACCGGATTACACGGGCCAACAAAACCGGCACCGACTGGTTCCATGAGATTTTCAAAGCGGCACCGATCATGAGCCAGAACCTGGCCGTTAGTGGGGGAGGTCCACAAGGCAATTACCTGTTCTCGTTCAACTATTTCAATCAGCAGGGTACGCTGATCAATACCTATCTGAAACGGTACACGATCCGGTCGAACAGCCAGTACAACATTCGGGAAAACATCCGGGTGGGTGAGAACATTGCCTTTTCGGTGACGGATAACCCACGTGTTAACGCCTTGCAGGAAGGCAGCGCCATTGGTATGGCATTCCGGGAACAGACCATTATTCCGGTCTACGACATCATGGGTAACTATGCCGGTGGTTATGGACAAGGACTTGGAAACGCCAGCAACCCGGTAGCTGTTCAGCAACGAACCGCGAATAACAAGGGGTTGAACAACCGATTGTTTGGGAACATGTATGCTGAGATCGACTTCCTGAAAGATTTCACGGCACGCACGAGTTTCGGGGGTGAGATTTTCATGGGTAACTTCCATTCGTTCACCTACCCAACGTACGAGAACCAGGAGAACACGACGACCAACTCATATACCGAAAATACATTCAATGGGTCGAACTGGACCTGGACCAACACGGTACAGTATCAGCATAACTTCAACAACACGCACGATCTGAAAGTACTGGTTGGTACCGAAGCCTATAAGAATCAGGGCCGTAACGTAGGCGGTACAACGCAGAGCTATTTCTCCTTCGATCCGAACTTTACGAACCTCTCAACGGGGTCGGGAACACCAACCAACTACAGCAATTACTACGCTGATGCGTTGTTCTCACTGATTGGCCGGGTCGATTACTCGCTGAAAGACAAGTATCTATTTGGTGCAACTATTCGTCGAGATGGCTCGTCGCGCTTCCTGAACTATCAGTACGGCTGGTTCCCGGCGGTGAGCGCTGGCTGGCGGGCGTCGCAGGAAGACTTTCTGAAAGGTGTCACCTGGTTGAATGACTTGAAAATTCGGGGCGGTTACGGGATCATGGGTAACCAGTTGAACGTAGATCCTGCCAACGCCTACACGACTTATGGTGGAGACAGAACGTCGTCTTATTACGCCATCAACGGTTCGAACTCGGCTAATACCCTGGGCTTTCAGCGGACACGAATCGGTAACCCCGACGCTCGTTGGGAGAAAAACATCAACTCCAACATTGGCTTTGATGCCAGTTTGTGGAAAGGCAAACTCGATCTGACGGTTGATTATTACAACAAGGAAGTTCGTGATCTGCTGTACACACTCGAACTGGCAGGAACGGCCGGTTTAGGTACTGCCCCCGCTGTGAACGTCGCTAAAATGCGCAACCACGGTTTGGATATTGCCGCTTCGACCAACCTGAACATCACAAGTGATCTGAAGATAAACGCCACAGCTACATTCACGAGCTACAACAACAAGATTGTGTCGCTGGCCGATGGTATCGACTATTTCGATCAGGAAGGCCGTCGGTTCAATGGTAGTTACATTGTTCGTAACTCAGTTGGCCATTCTATCGGACAATTCTTTGGCTATAAAACCGCAGGGTTCTGGAACTCGCAGGCAGAAATTGATGCGGCTAATGCGCAGGCTCAGCAAAAGACGGGTAACTCGGCTGCTGTATATCAGAGCGACGTAGCGGTAGGTCGTTTCCGGTATGCCGACACCAACGGCGATGGCCAGATTACCGATGCTGACCGGACTTACCTGGGTAATCCAAACCCAAAATTCAGCTATGGTTTGAATCTGGGTGCTACCTACAAGAAGTTTGACTTCAGCATTTTCTTCTACGGAACGCAGGGTAACGATATCTGGAACAACGTACGCTGGTGGACTGATTTCAACGCGAATTTCCAGGGAGCCAAGAGCCAGACGGCTTTGTATAATTCCTGGACGCCCGAAAATCATAATGCCAAAGCGCCAATTCAGGAAACCGTTGGGTCGTTCAGCTCGGCCAACGTGCCTAACTCGTATTTCGTAGAAAACGGGTCGTACCTGCGAGCTAAAAATGCACAGATCGGCTATACGTTGCCCGCCAATTTACTGAAAAAGGCAGGTGTTGAGCGTCTGCGGGTGTACGTTCAGGCGGCTAACCTGTTCACCATCACCAAGTACTCGGGTCTGGACCCTGAAATTGGTACGACATCAAACACCAACAACAGCTCAGGTGGTAGTTTGAACCAGTCGTTCTCAAATACTACCTCATTTGGTATCGACGAAGGCGTTTATCCGAATCAGCGCCAGTTCCTGTTTGGCTTGAATGTGACGTTCTAA
- a CDS encoding RagB/SusD family nutrient uptake outer membrane protein: protein MKIQQYIAILAVTAVSLTFDSCKNSLDIAAQGALSDETLATESGVDALLTGAYAALDGQYNNGSALNLSGSDAWQASPSNWVYGSIAGGDAHKGSDGSDQPAIDAIAKFTSDPSNGFFNGKWRTVYEGINRTNSTLRVLAKATSVSDAKRTSFTAQARFLRAHYYFELKKLFNNVPWIDETIETSAASSQPNNVDIWPKIEADLKYAVDNLPATQSDIGRANKWAAMTYLAKAYLYEHKYADAKTLFDQVISSGVTSNGLKYALVNKFHDNFDAATENNSESVFAIQMVANDGTGTIASANQGDMLNFPYGNSPFRCCGFFQPSQDLANSYRTDATGLPYVDAYNSHPVKNDQGVASNQAFTPDADNLDPRIDWTIGRRGIPYLDWGNHPGADWIRSPGQTYAGPYSPKKNIYMQATQDQYADNHSWAPGTAINLNLIRYADVLLMAAEVEAQLGNLDQAQTYVNLVRARAANPVNFVYKYANDATPLAGYSTTTAANYKMAVYPAGKFTGLGKDGALKAIYFERKLELAMEGHRFFDLVRWGTAEATLNAFFTYESTVTTDIRGGHFTSGKSDYFPIPQRQIDLSTSSGKSSLTQNPGYN from the coding sequence ATGAAAATACAACAGTATATAGCCATCCTGGCAGTTACGGCGGTCAGTTTGACATTTGATTCCTGTAAAAATAGTCTTGATATAGCCGCCCAGGGTGCCCTGAGTGACGAGACGCTGGCCACCGAAAGTGGGGTAGATGCGTTGCTTACGGGGGCCTATGCCGCGCTGGATGGTCAGTACAACAACGGCTCGGCACTGAACCTGAGTGGTTCCGATGCCTGGCAGGCATCGCCTAGCAACTGGGTATATGGAAGTATTGCTGGTGGTGATGCGCACAAAGGCAGTGACGGTAGCGATCAGCCAGCCATTGATGCCATTGCCAAGTTTACATCTGACCCCAGCAATGGTTTTTTTAACGGGAAATGGCGGACCGTATACGAGGGTATAAACCGGACGAACTCAACCTTACGAGTTCTGGCAAAGGCAACGAGTGTTTCTGATGCTAAACGGACCAGTTTTACCGCTCAGGCTCGTTTTCTGCGTGCCCACTATTACTTCGAGCTGAAGAAACTATTCAATAACGTTCCGTGGATCGATGAAACCATCGAAACATCGGCTGCCAGTTCGCAACCGAACAATGTGGATATCTGGCCGAAAATTGAAGCTGATTTGAAGTATGCCGTGGATAATCTGCCTGCCACTCAGTCAGACATAGGTCGGGCAAATAAATGGGCGGCAATGACTTATCTGGCCAAAGCCTATCTGTACGAGCATAAATATGCGGATGCAAAAACACTCTTCGATCAGGTGATTAGTTCGGGCGTTACCAGCAATGGACTGAAATATGCATTGGTGAATAAGTTCCACGATAACTTCGATGCTGCTACGGAAAATAATTCAGAGTCGGTGTTCGCGATTCAGATGGTGGCTAACGATGGTACCGGTACCATCGCCAGTGCCAATCAGGGCGATATGCTGAACTTCCCGTACGGGAACAGTCCATTCCGTTGCTGCGGTTTCTTCCAGCCATCGCAGGATTTGGCCAATTCGTACCGGACTGATGCAACTGGCTTACCGTATGTAGATGCTTACAATAGCCATCCTGTGAAGAACGATCAGGGCGTTGCGTCAAATCAGGCCTTTACGCCAGATGCTGATAATCTCGATCCTCGTATCGACTGGACTATTGGCCGCCGGGGTATTCCGTACCTCGATTGGGGCAATCACCCTGGTGCCGACTGGATTCGGAGCCCAGGTCAGACCTACGCTGGACCGTATTCGCCGAAGAAAAATATTTACATGCAGGCTACCCAGGACCAGTATGCTGATAACCACTCATGGGCACCCGGTACAGCAATCAACCTGAATTTGATTCGTTATGCCGACGTATTGCTGATGGCTGCCGAAGTAGAGGCTCAATTGGGCAATCTGGATCAGGCGCAAACGTATGTCAATCTGGTACGGGCACGGGCCGCTAATCCGGTCAACTTCGTGTACAAATATGCCAACGATGCAACGCCTTTGGCAGGTTACTCAACAACAACCGCAGCTAACTACAAAATGGCGGTGTACCCTGCTGGTAAGTTCACCGGGTTGGGTAAGGATGGTGCGTTGAAAGCTATCTATTTTGAGCGCAAACTGGAGTTAGCTATGGAAGGTCATCGCTTCTTCGATCTGGTCCGCTGGGGAACGGCAGAAGCAACGCTGAATGCGTTCTTTACCTACGAAAGTACGGTCACAACCGACATTCGGGGTGGCCACTTTACATCTGGCAAAAGCGATTATTTCCCAATTCCACAACGGCAGATCGACTTAAGCACATCGAGTGGTAAGTCGTCGCTGACGCAGAATCCAGGGTATAATTAA